GAGCACGCTGGTTGAGTCCCGCTGCGTTGTCACTCATAGAGAGGAATCGGTACGTGAGCGACGAGCGTTACGACGCGTCCGCCACCGTCGGGGTGGCGACGGTGGCTGCGTCGGTCGTGGAGCGTCCCCCACGGGTCGGCTACGTACCCACCCGGACCAACCGGGTGCGTGACGGTCTTGCCGTGGCGTTGCTCATCGTCGCGATGCTGCTGCCGTGGAACCTCGAATTCGGCCTCGGCGTCCCCGGTAGTGCCGGGTCGACGTTCGTCCTGTTGGCCGCCGTGACGTTGTTGGCGATCGGCTCCGCGCTGGCCCCCCACGTGGGGCCGTTCCGGTTGGCCGCGCCCAAGGCCGACGTCCGGCGCACCAGCCGGGTTCGGCTCGGGCTGAGCGCCGCCTACCTCGTCGTGGTGATCTGTTTCGTCGGCTACCACCTCGTGCAGACAGTGAGCAGTGGCGGGACCGGGGCCGTCCCGCCGGGTGTCGGTCCGGGCATGCTGCTCGGCGTCGCGGGCGCGCTGCTGGCCGGGCAGCCGCCCATCACGTCGACCACGATCGAGGACAACAAGTTTCGGCGTTGGTACACCGTCGCCCGGGTGATCGGGTTCGTCTCGATCGCGCTGGCGACGCTGTCGGTCGCGTTCAACCTCTACTGGCGGCTGCGGTACCTGTTCGTCACCCAGGTCGAATTCGGCGGCCATGACATCGCCGTCATCGTCACCACCTTGCTCTACGGCGCGGAGGCGATGATCGCGTTGGTCATCGCGTCTCGATGGCTGACCGAGCGCACCGGGGCGGCGCGGCTGGCCACGACGGCCATCGGTGTTTCGGGTGCGATCGCGGCCACGCTGGTGTGGCTGGCCGGTATCGGCCGCGACATCGACGCCTTTCACGGCATCGCCCAGAACACCTCGACGGCGGCCGTGGGTTACGAG
This genomic window from Mycolicibacterium neworleansense contains:
- a CDS encoding DUF7937 domain-containing protein: MSDERYDASATVGVATVAASVVERPPRVGYVPTRTNRVRDGLAVALLIVAMLLPWNLEFGLGVPGSAGSTFVLLAAVTLLAIGSALAPHVGPFRLAAPKADVRRTSRVRLGLSAAYLVVVICFVGYHLVQTVSSGGTGAVPPGVGPGMLLGVAGALLAGQPPITSTTIEDNKFRRWYTVARVIGFVSIALATLSVAFNLYWRLRYLFVTQVEFGGHDIAVIVTTLLYGAEAMIALVIASRWLTERTGAARLATTAIGVSGAIAATLVWLAGIGRDIDAFHGIAQNTSTAAVGYEGYLAWAAAAAIVAPTTLYAVFLIKPPTIGAYRGAAQKCLTLIAFWAFAAAALRVVDFLIAWSLDLPRALYDTVAMTVFNLITALVARWLHRQLDQGITSTTVAAAFSAVLFVFTVANVAIGVALAPRYAGGAPAAIYGNNLAQQITSTFDVTVSVLSLLVLAVMVFTGPFAGYLVRRETRAAKPVPEPATEVVPAKPAAHDFAPPTIVRQPRAAAVPKIVRLKEDSTAVLAAPPTTDLQVPTQALRIQRRPQRPPSEG